Part of the Gilliamella sp. wkB7 genome is shown below.
GAAAATCAACATCTTTAACACCTGAAGCAACATCTTCAGTTAAAATAATTTTAGCACCTGTCGTTTTGGCTATCTCTTGACACTTCTGTACCAATTGAGCTTCGGGTTGACAGGCTTTTGGCGCAACTAAACGAATTTCCATACCCATTAATGCCGCCCCTTCCATTAACGAATTTCCCATATTATTTCGTGCATCACCTAAATAGGCAAATTTAACACTGCTTAATGCTCTATCGCCAATATGTTCTTTCATGGTCATAAAATCAGCTAAAATTTGGGTTGGATGGGCTTCAGTAGTTAAACCATTCCATACAGGTACACCCGCGTATTTTGCTAAAGTTTCAACAATTTCTTGCCCATAACCACGATATTCAATGCCATCATACATACGACCAAGCACACGTGCAGTATCAGCAATTGACTCTTTATGCCCAATTTGGCTACCACTCGGCCCTAAATAGGTAACGTTTGCGCCTTGATCAAAAGCGCCAACTTCAAATGCACAGCGCGTACGTGTTGAATCTTTTTCAAAGATAAGAGCAATATTTTTACCGAGTAAATACTTTTGTTCCAGCCCTTGCTGCTTAGCTTGTTTTAATTCAATAGCCAGATTAATTAATTGATTGATTTCGGCAGGGGTAAAATCGAGTAGGCGTAAAAAGTGACGTTGATAAAAACCGTGCATAATGTGGCTCCTAATAACCGTAAATATTCACACGATTCTATTTGAATAATTATGCAAATTCAAGTTAAACATCAAAATAACCTTTATATTTTATTAACTCGTCAAAAAGTCTCAAAAATTAGATTTAATTATTAAAATAATTTTTATAATATTGCTTTTTTTGTATAAAAAAGTGTAATAAAATGCCAATCACTGTAACTTAACAGGTAAGTAAATTTGAATTTTTATTCAAAAATAATGACAACCTATTCAAAAGGCTTTTTTAATCATGCAAACTTATGCCCTCCTTATGTTACAAGATGGTTCGCAATTTATTGGCAAATCAATTGGTGCTAATGGACAGACTGTTGGGGAAGTAGTATTTAATACTTCAATGACAGGTTATCAAGAAATCCTAACCGATCCTTCTTATTCGGAACAATTAGTTACTCTCACTTATCCCCACATTGGTAATGTAGGAACAAATAATGCGGATGCCGAATCTAACCAAATTTATGCAAAAGGACTGATTATTCGCGATCTGCCGTTAATTGCGAGCAATTATCGAAGTGAAATGGATCTTTCCAGTTATTTAAAACAGCATAACGTAATTGCAATTGCGGATATTGATACGCGTCGTTTAACCCGTATTTTACGTGAAAAAGGGGCACAACATGGTGTGATCATTACGGCTAATGATAAACAGACCTTATTAGATAAAGCCGAAAATGCCAAACAAGAGGCACTAAATTATAAAGGGTTAAGTGGATTAGATTTGGCTAAAGAAGTGACTTGTAAGGAAAGTTACACATGGACTTGCGGTATTTGGACAAGACAACAAGAGCATCCTACACCAAAAGCGGAAAGTGAATTGCCTTATCATGTGGTTGCTTATGATTTTGGAGTTAAACAAAATATATTACGGATGTTAGTTGAACGAGGATGTAAATTAACAGTTGTACCCGCAAAAACCCCCGCAAATGAAGTATTGTCATTAAACCCAGATGGAATATTCCTATCAAATGGTCCTGGTGATCCCGCCCCTTGCACTTATGCTATTGAGGCAATTAAGCAGTTTTTAACCACCAATATTCCAGTTTTTGGTATCTGTTTAGGGCATCAGCTTTTAGCGCTCGCTTGCGGTGCAAAAACCGTCAAAATGAAATTTGGTCATCATGGTGGTAATCATCCTGTTAAGGATCTAGAAAATAATCGTGTCATGATTACCGCACAAAATCACGGATTTGCTGTCGATGAAAGCACCTTGCCCGCACATTTACGTGCTACACACAAATCCTTATTTGATAGTTCATTACAAGGAATTCATCATAATCAAAAACCTGCATTTAGTTTTCAAGGACACCCTGAAGCCAGTCCGGGTCCACACGATGCTGCGCCACTTTTTGATCACTTTATCGAATTAATTAAAATTTATAAGCAGGAGCAATAGTATGGCTAAGCGAACAGATATTAAAAGTATTCTAATTATTGGCGCAGGCCCAATTGTTATTGGTCAAGCTTGTGAATTTGATTATTCAGGTGCTCAGGCATGTAAAGCATTACGTGAAGAAGGATACCGAGTAATTTTAGTTAACTCTAATCCGGCAACCATTATGACCGATCCTGAAATGGCGGATGCCACCTATATTGAGCCAATTCATTGGACATGTGTGCGCAAAATTATTGAAAAAGAGCGACCCGATGCCATTTTACCAACAATGGGCGGACAAACGGCATTAAATTGCGCATTAGAACTTGAAAAACAGGGAGTATTAAAAGAGTTTAATGTTGAAATGATCGGCGCAACCGCAGATGCGATTGATAAAGCCGAAGATCGCAAACGTTTTGATCAGGCAATGAAAAAAATTGGGCTGGATACCGCACGTTCGGGCATTGCTCACTCATTACAAGAGGCTTATACGGTACTGGAACAAGTGGGCTTTCCTTGTATTATTCGTCCATCATTCACGATGGGCGGAACAGGCGGTGGCATCGCTTATAATCAAGAAGAGTTTGAAGAAATCTGTACTCGTGGACTTGATTTATCCCCAACCAATGAACTATTGATCGATGAGTCACTGATTGGCTGGAAAGAGTATGAAATGGAAGTTGTGCGTGATAAAAACGATAATTGTATTATTGTTTGTTCGATTGAAAACTTTGATGCAATGGGCATTCATACCGGTGATTCAATAACGGTTGCACCTGCACAAACTTTGACAGATAAAGAATATCAAATCATGCGTAATGCCTCAATTGCAGTATTGCGCGAAATTGGTGTTGAAACTGGCGGTTCAAACGTACAATTTTCGGTCGATCCACAAACAGGAAGATTAATTGTCATTGAGATGAATCCTCGGGTATCACGCTCTTCGGCGTTAGCCTCTAAAGCTACAGGCTTTCCTATTGCCAAGATTGCAGCTAAATTAGCCGTCGGTTATACACTTGATGAGCTTTCCAATGATATTACTGGCGGTAAAACTCCTGCTTCTTTCGAACCGTCTATTGATTATGTCGTGACTAAAATCCCACGTTTTAATTTTGAAAAATTTGCTGGTTGCAATGATCGTTTAACCACACAAATGAAATCAGTGGGTGAAGTGATGGCAATTGGCCGAACGTTCCAAGAATCGATGCAAAAAGCACTTCGTGGTTTAGAAGTCGGTGCGTGCGGATTGGATGAAAAAATCGATGATACTAGCGATGAAAAGAATCTTGCTAAAATTCGTTACGAACTACAAGAGGCAGGTAGCGATCGCATTTGGTATATAGCCGATGCTTTTCGAGCGGGTTTTACCGTTGATGAAGTGTTTTTATTAACTCATATTGATCGCTGGTTCTTAGTGCAAATAGAAGAATTAGTGCAAATAGAAAACCGCTTAAAGCAACAAACCATTAATGATCTTGATCAAGAGACATTATGGCAACTTAAACGTAAAGGCTTTTCGGATCTTCGTATTGCTAAACTGCTTAATACTCAAGAACAAGCCGTGCGAGATCTGCGCGTACAATATGATATTCACCCAGTTTATAAACGTGTGGATACCTGTGCAGCCGAGTTTTCAACCGATACCGCCTATCTTTACTCAACCTATGAACAAGAGTGTGAAGCCAACCCACAATTTAATCGTAAAAAGATTATGATTTTAGGAGGAGGGCCTAATCGTATTGGACAAGGGATCGAATTTGATTACTGCTGTGTACATGCTGCTTTAGCTTTACGTGAAGACGGCTTTGAAACCATTATGGTAAATTGCAATCCCGAAACGGTTTCAACTGATTATGATACTTCAGATAGACTCTATTTTGAGCCAGTTACCCTTGAAGATGTGCTTGAAATTGCTCACGTTGAAAAACCTGATGGC
Proteins encoded:
- the carB gene encoding carbamoyl-phosphate synthase large subunit; its protein translation is MAKRTDIKSILIIGAGPIVIGQACEFDYSGAQACKALREEGYRVILVNSNPATIMTDPEMADATYIEPIHWTCVRKIIEKERPDAILPTMGGQTALNCALELEKQGVLKEFNVEMIGATADAIDKAEDRKRFDQAMKKIGLDTARSGIAHSLQEAYTVLEQVGFPCIIRPSFTMGGTGGGIAYNQEEFEEICTRGLDLSPTNELLIDESLIGWKEYEMEVVRDKNDNCIIVCSIENFDAMGIHTGDSITVAPAQTLTDKEYQIMRNASIAVLREIGVETGGSNVQFSVDPQTGRLIVIEMNPRVSRSSALASKATGFPIAKIAAKLAVGYTLDELSNDITGGKTPASFEPSIDYVVTKIPRFNFEKFAGCNDRLTTQMKSVGEVMAIGRTFQESMQKALRGLEVGACGLDEKIDDTSDEKNLAKIRYELQEAGSDRIWYIADAFRAGFTVDEVFLLTHIDRWFLVQIEELVQIENRLKQQTINDLDQETLWQLKRKGFSDLRIAKLLNTQEQAVRDLRVQYDIHPVYKRVDTCAAEFSTDTAYLYSTYEQECEANPQFNRKKIMILGGGPNRIGQGIEFDYCCVHAALALREDGFETIMVNCNPETVSTDYDTSDRLYFEPVTLEDVLEIAHVEKPDGVIVQYGGQTPLKLARALEAAGIPVIGTSPDAIDRAEDRKRFQEVVDKLKLKQPVNATVTDIDKAVIKAEQIGYPLVVRPSYVLGGRAMEIVYNEQDLRRYFKTAISESNNAPVLLDHFLDDAIEVDIDVIADGEQIVIGGIMEHIEQAGIHSGDSACSLPTHTLSPEILAELRKQAKQLAFELNVKGLMNGQFAVKDNQVYLIEINPRAARTVPFVSKATGLPLAKIAARVMTGQSLTKQNVTQEVIPPYYSVKEVVLPFNKFSGVDPILGPEMRSTGEVMGIGKTFAEAFAKAQLGSLSNMKKSGKALLSIREQDKPRLLEVAKRLIAHGFSIDATLGTAKALQQAGIACQIVKKENEGRPNIHDHIKNGEYSYILNTTSGRAAIEASKILRRSAIQYKVHYDTTMNAAYATTSALDYDPAHSVIPLQALYQ
- the argF gene encoding ornithine carbamoyltransferase; amino-acid sequence: MHGFYQRHFLRLLDFTPAEINQLINLAIELKQAKQQGLEQKYLLGKNIALIFEKDSTRTRCAFEVGAFDQGANVTYLGPSGSQIGHKESIADTARVLGRMYDGIEYRGYGQEIVETLAKYAGVPVWNGLTTEAHPTQILADFMTMKEHIGDRALSSVKFAYLGDARNNMGNSLMEGAALMGMEIRLVAPKACQPEAQLVQKCQEIAKTTGAKIILTEDVASGVKDVDFLYTDVWVSMGEPKEVWDERVKLLTPYQVNQNVINLTHNPNVKFMHCLPAFHDMNTTVGKQMAAQYGLKNGLEVTDDVFESKHSIVFDEAENRLHTIKAVMVATLAKDE
- the carA gene encoding glutamine-hydrolyzing carbamoyl-phosphate synthase small subunit, which codes for MQTYALLMLQDGSQFIGKSIGANGQTVGEVVFNTSMTGYQEILTDPSYSEQLVTLTYPHIGNVGTNNADAESNQIYAKGLIIRDLPLIASNYRSEMDLSSYLKQHNVIAIADIDTRRLTRILREKGAQHGVIITANDKQTLLDKAENAKQEALNYKGLSGLDLAKEVTCKESYTWTCGIWTRQQEHPTPKAESELPYHVVAYDFGVKQNILRMLVERGCKLTVVPAKTPANEVLSLNPDGIFLSNGPGDPAPCTYAIEAIKQFLTTNIPVFGICLGHQLLALACGAKTVKMKFGHHGGNHPVKDLENNRVMITAQNHGFAVDESTLPAHLRATHKSLFDSSLQGIHHNQKPAFSFQGHPEASPGPHDAAPLFDHFIELIKIYKQEQ